A single genomic interval of Lacrimispora sphenoides JCM 1415 harbors:
- a CDS encoding TlyA family RNA methyltransferase — MKERLDVLLVKRGLAESREKAKAVIMSGIVYVDGDKEDKAGTTFEETSNIEVRGSTLRYVSRGGLKLEKAMTHFDVTLEGKVCMDVGSSTGGFTDCMLQNGAVKVYAVDVGHGQLAWKLRNDERVVCMEKTNIRYVTPGDLADPIEFSSIDVSFISLTKVLGPVKALLTDEGEVVCLIKPQFEAGREKVGKKGVVREKSVHLEVIRMVISHAVSIGFEALHLEYSPIKGPEGNIEYLLHLKNHQSGEACPECGLNPEQIVEEAHGNLTGN; from the coding sequence ATGAAAGAACGTTTGGATGTGCTTTTAGTAAAACGGGGACTGGCTGAATCCAGGGAAAAGGCCAAGGCTGTCATTATGTCCGGGATCGTCTATGTAGACGGGGATAAAGAAGACAAAGCCGGTACCACATTTGAGGAAACTTCGAACATCGAGGTAAGAGGAAGCACTCTGCGGTATGTGAGCCGGGGCGGTTTAAAGCTTGAAAAAGCCATGACTCATTTTGACGTGACTCTGGAAGGAAAAGTGTGCATGGATGTAGGCTCTTCCACAGGCGGTTTTACAGACTGCATGCTTCAGAACGGAGCCGTTAAGGTTTATGCAGTGGATGTAGGCCACGGTCAGCTTGCATGGAAGCTGAGGAACGATGAACGTGTGGTGTGTATGGAAAAGACCAATATCCGCTATGTCACTCCTGGAGATCTGGCCGACCCAATCGAATTTTCCTCTATTGATGTTTCCTTTATTTCCCTGACAAAGGTATTAGGACCTGTAAAAGCCCTTCTTACGGATGAAGGAGAGGTCGTCTGCCTTATAAAGCCCCAGTTTGAAGCCGGCCGGGAAAAAGTGGGGAAAAAGGGCGTGGTAAGGGAAAAATCCGTCCATCTGGAAGTGATCCGGATGGTCATTTCCCATGCAGTAAGCATTGGCTTTGAAGCACTTCATCTGGAATACTCCCCCATTAAGGGGCCGGAAGGGAACATCGAGTATCTCCTTCACTTGAAAAATCATCAATCAGGAGAGGCCTGCCCGGAATGCGGTCTTAATCCGGAACAGATCGTGGAAGAGGCCCATGGGAATTTAACAGGAAACTAA
- the argR gene encoding arginine repressor, whose amino-acid sequence MKLERHSKIVELIGKHEIETQEELADYLNQAGFAVTQATVSRDIRELKLTKVQSESGKQRYVVLQNQGSFSDKYIRILRDGFLSMDMAQNILVIKTVSGMAMAVAAALDALHFGEMVGCIAGDDTIMCAIRSADDTILMMDKLKKLITG is encoded by the coding sequence ATGAAACTGGAACGACACAGCAAAATTGTGGAACTTATTGGAAAACACGAGATTGAAACCCAGGAGGAGCTGGCAGATTATTTGAATCAGGCAGGCTTTGCGGTCACTCAGGCGACGGTTTCCAGAGACATCAGGGAGCTGAAGCTTACAAAGGTTCAGTCTGAGTCAGGAAAGCAGAGGTATGTGGTACTTCAAAACCAGGGCTCTTTCAGTGACAAATACATCCGGATCCTGCGGGATGGCTTTTTATCAATGGACATGGCGCAGAATATTCTGGTTATTAAGACGGTATCCGGCATGGCCATGGCAGTGGCGGCGGCACTTGATGCCCTTCATTTCGGTGAGATGGTGGGCTGCATCGCAGGTGACGACACCATCATGTGTGCCATTCGAAGTGCCGATGATACCATACTTATGATGGACAAACTAAAGAAACTCATTACGGGATAA
- a CDS encoding NAD(+)/NADH kinase, translating to MKYFYVIMNPDKEGARETAKAIRDYLTGHGAVCLIGGEDQEKRQGKSHYTDASMVPEETECLITLGGDGTLIQAARDLAGRNIPMIGINRGTLGYLTQVSRTEDINDALSALLANDYKLEERMMLDGCIYRKGTAVCQDIALNEIVITRSEQLKMLQFKVYVNQEFLNEYRADGLIAATPTGSTAYNLSAGGPIIVPDSKMVVLTPICSHALGTRSIVLSADDWIQIEMTGKKGISQAAVFDGDTTTELYPGDCIEIRRSDIKTILIKLKNISFLDNLRNKMAGI from the coding sequence ATGAAATATTTTTATGTAATCATGAACCCTGACAAAGAAGGGGCCAGAGAGACTGCGAAAGCCATTCGTGACTATCTTACCGGTCATGGGGCGGTCTGTCTGATCGGGGGAGAAGACCAGGAGAAGCGGCAGGGGAAAAGCCATTATACCGATGCTTCCATGGTACCGGAAGAGACGGAGTGTCTGATCACCCTGGGAGGCGACGGGACCCTGATCCAGGCGGCAAGAGACTTGGCAGGACGAAATATCCCCATGATCGGGATCAATCGGGGAACCCTTGGGTACTTAACCCAGGTATCCCGCACGGAGGATATCAATGATGCTCTTTCTGCCCTTCTTGCCAATGATTATAAGCTGGAAGAACGGATGATGTTAGACGGCTGTATTTACCGCAAGGGAACGGCTGTCTGCCAGGATATTGCCTTAAATGAAATCGTTATAACCAGGAGCGAACAGTTAAAGATGCTTCAGTTTAAGGTTTATGTAAACCAAGAGTTTTTAAATGAATACCGGGCTGATGGGCTTATTGCGGCAACACCCACCGGCTCCACCGCTTACAATCTTTCTGCAGGAGGCCCCATCATTGTCCCGGATTCCAAAATGGTGGTCCTGACTCCCATCTGTTCCCATGCCCTGGGAACAAGGAGTATCGTCCTTTCCGCAGATGACTGGATCCAGATCGAAATGACGGGGAAGAAGGGCATAAGCCAGGCGGCTGTATTTGACGGAGATACGACCACGGAGCTTTATCCAGGCGATTGCATCGAGATACGCCGGTCGGATATTAAAACCATTCTGATAAAGCTGAAAAACATATCATTTTTAGATAACCTGCGCAACAAGATGGCTGGTATATAG